The nucleotide window ttccgacgaactttcgatgatctctcggtaatgttttgatggactcctagcaagctcctagactttacgacgatcttcttggcgagttccgatgagcttctctagcaagctccgagatttCTTAGttagttcctctagaacttccgacgaactctcgaactcccatcgtaatcgcgtccttgactccgggacttcattttgctttatgccttgctatcgtagttaatcctgcatatgtaaaaatatacttcgatctagacaattactactaagcattaatcaagttgtccggtatgtcattgatccctcgatgcttcgtcagattcttcgtcatatcatcctctcttgcggcctattgccaaatcggtcagttgactctgtaactccgatatccttggcgcaatatccgcttttcttggcccgatgcccaaatccacgacccgaagccttctatcgatacatcgattgatccaccggcccaacgttcaatcttctgacatgttcctccggtccaacatgattttttctactttaattgtctcatcctcatCGAAGTATCTTGTATCACTCAAagcgcagattaaaatataaacacatatcgattggtttcattatcaaaatacgagattcaacagccccaacaagtactaaccaggatattgtgccttAACAAtcctatcgtgcttcaacaaaccctaccaacAATGACTACATGACACAAGgtatttaaagtttaaacatctgcaagttgtggatgaagtggataaatataggaataaagccttaaaaggtaaggatattgtataGAAGGAAAATGAAaaatcgaaggataagaaaaaggatggaactgtctatccaaagtcataggatgaataccttactacctttcccATTTGTTTTATTTCTGATGAAGATAACCTACTGGAATGTTCATGGACTTAATAAGTCTGAAAAATGTCAGGAGaataacagaataatcaagtctaccgcgtgtgatattgttattctagtggaaacaaaaattaaacaatcgtgcgttcaagctcaaaagaatttaatatggccagacgcagaactgtttaccaatgactcttatgaaacttttggtagaatatgggtcttatgacatcctaactctattaataccTGGTTTATTTCTATtaccgatcaattcattcatcttaaggtagaggacaaaaaaaaAGACTATCAATTCAACTTtggatatatgcttcaaatagtatgcaataaaaaaaatactcTATGGTCtgatctgactaacattgcagatgACTGTCTTAATGTATCGTAGATTGTTCTTGATGACTTTAATACTATTGGTACATAAATAAAAAAGTGGagagtagacaactttcagaaagttagcttcaaagttttaataatTACATAAATACTGCtgcattgatataaaatttataagtAATTGACTTTCCTAGAATAATCAAGGTGCTGTTAATAGGAAAAATAATgactcgactcgatagatgtctgattaatcaagaatagtTAATAGTTAATCCTGATTCTCTTCTTAAATATAATGcttcattattttttaattattttttaatgtatatacacccaGACAAAGCACACCAAAAAGGCAAGATTGCATCTGCTCTCTTTCTCATTGTTTCCCTTTTCTTCTCATGTATTTTCCCATAGCAAGCATTGATACACAATGTTAGAAAGTAGTGTTTTgagaatttataatttatatattttaaaaaaatatatatataatcgtcaTTTTCAAAAATGGGTCCCACCCGATCGATTCACCTACGTCAGCGCCACGTTGGTAGCGGATCACGTGTTTCAACCGCGCCGCCAAACACAGGAGAAGATTCTCGAAGTGGACCCGCCGCGTTCCGCAACCAATGGGAGGTCCTCTTCCTGTGTCTGGTCACCGCCGAATGCGGCGCTGGGCCACCCTACGCGGTGAGTCATCCTAGCTTCACATGGTGGTGACGACACCCCGACCTGTCCTCTGCTATCCTCCTCGGCCTGAAGCTTCTTCGGTCTGCTCCCTCCCTCTTTCTGATCTCTCCTCGTTTGTTCCGACATTTCCACGAAGAGAAGGACAGAGCGATGGCGGAGGAGAGCAAGAGCGGCGGGGGAGGGTCAGCGCTGGTGGCGGCAGCGCCTGCGTCGCCGAAGATCGTGCTGAAGAGCATCGACATGAGCGAGAAGATGCGGAACGACGCGATCGACTGCGCCCGCGCCGTACGCCTCCTTTGATCTTGCCTCCTTCGTTCCGCTTCGTCGGTCGGAGGACAACTTTGCTCGCGGAATATTGATTTCTCCTTTGATTCGTTTCTTCGTGATCTTGTTGTTGCGATCAGGCGTTCGAGAAGCACCGGTTGGAGAAGGACATCGCTGAgtacatcaagaaggaattcgatAAGAAGTACGGGGCAACGTGGCATTGCATTGTTGGTCGCAACTTTGGTACCCATCCTTTCCTTTTTCCCTTCGTATTTTGTCTTCATTCTTACCTTCTGAACCTTAGAATCATTTTCTCGAAATTTCTGTTCATCTTTTAGTTCACATTTTGCTTTATTTCGTAGAGATAAACCCGTAGAATATTGGAGTGATAACTGATCGATTGGTCAGGCCAAATTGCAAGCAGTTTTAGTTACGGACATTGGAGAACTTTGATGATAAACATGCGATAATGCTGATTTCTTCCTCAGATTGTACTTAGCTGTAGATTGTGGCCTCAGAGTGATGTCAGAGATACTGATTTAGCTGCATTGGTTGTGAGGATGAACATTAATAATCGGAGAGTTATTGAAGCATTATAACGATGTTAGTTAGAATACGATGTGGTTTTTGCCTTTGGATATTGCGCCATTCTGAGCATAATTGAACTTATAGATAAGCACACGAAGCTTCAGATTGCAGAACTTTTAAGATCTCTATCCTAATATTAAGAAATGGGGTTAAGCAATTTAGTGCTGATTCTTGCTTACAGTTATTCCAGAACGTGTCTGGTTGCAAGTTTGCTAGAATATTTTTGACTGCAAGCTTGCCTCACCTTTTGACATGTCGCTAGTTTCCATGTTGGTTCTTCAATATATGTTCATTTTTACTCATCTCTTATCAGTTGTACACAAGTTTTGCTGATTATGAGTATCGGAGCACAGTTACCAAATGGTTTGATTGCATACTGGTAATAATTTTCCAAGTCAGTTTTTACTTTTGTAGTAGTGAGCTTGGTTATTTCTAGTTGGCAGCAGCGAATGTTTTGAACTTGAAATCTTCCAGCTGACCAGCATATCACTATAGGTCTTCTGATATGTGGAAGCAAGCCAAGAGCAAACCCCCTGTACCTCTACATTTTACAGAGGAAAAAGAGAGTTGGTGCATTGCCCCTCCAAATCACATGCTTTGTGTTATTTCTCATTATAATACTTATTATTTTGTGGCCCTGCATCTATAGATAAAGTCTATCTTAGGTAGTCATGGAATCCAGGGTTCGTTCTCTTGAATTGATTATCTTGCACCAAAGATCATCCTTCCAATATTACAATTTGGGTCTATCCTCTAACTGAACCCTAATAAGTAGGCTTCTGCATGTTTTACTCCAGTTTATTTCATTACAATAATTTATTAGCTCTAAAACTTGAGTTTAATATTCTTCCTTTGTGGACCTCTTTGTTTATATACTCTATTGAGTCCTTTTATTATAGTCTCAGTCAGTCTCATGTATGAGTTTTTTTGCTGTGTCATCAAGGAGACTCGGATGGTTAGCTGATAAGTGTAAAGGGATATCCTTTTTGTTTACATACTTTGATTACATATTCGAACTATTGTGCTAAGTATATAGGAGATTTATTATAGGTCATGGGGAAAAATCACACCTTTTTTTAATCTCCCTGTCCTGATTTGCTTAGTTAATTGGCGACCTTCATTTTTTACTTTAAAAAGAGTATACTCGGTTCATGAAGTTTCCTCCAATGTGGGATTTTGGGAGGGGTACACAGCCTTGCAGAGAGGTTATATCTGTGGCTGTAATAAAAAATTCATAGCAACTGGAAGTCAAGCAAAAAAATAAAGGTGGTGGGATGCATGATGCTCTTGCATATATGGTGTCTAGAGAGAGTCAATAAGAATAGCCTTATTATACTTGTAAGTAGAAAGATTGCTAGCCTAGAAAAACTTCTTTCTTGATTTGAGCATTAGTCACCTAGGTCGCCATTGTAATCGTAGTGATTAAtcacaaatgtgctatctttgatAAATGCTTCTGGATTACATCTAAACTTAGGGTATTAATTGTAATTAATGTTTAGTAGCCTAATGCCTCCTCCCCACCCCATAAGCCCCAAAACTTTTCAGTGTAACATCATTTTCACCTGCATAAGATGACATGAAGTGGGACTATCCTGACCTGTTTACCTGTGATATGTATCTCTTGGTTGTGTGACTATGAGTTGTTGAGTGTATTATTGGAGTCCTGGATTACCCATCCTATTAGTGTTGCACTGAACATATGACCATACAGGTAATTTCATTCTAATGAAGGGTACTTAAGAATTCATACACATTTTCATGATAGTAATTGTTTGCAGCTCAGCTCATTTATTCCTCTAATAATACTTTTCATGCTATACTTATTTCCTATGTTTATATTACAAATGGAGGGAATTATCAACGTTGCTTCCATCCATTGTCTTCTGTCTACTGCATTTCTTGATCACTTTGTTGCACTACAGCAAACTTTTTCCATCTCGTGCCACATTTGATGTGTTTCATTTATTTGAAGGGAATATATTCAGTTGAAACAGTTGATGCAAAATATTAGCTGAAGGTTTTTTGTCTCTAGGATGTGAGGCCGTAGAAAACTTGATGCTGCATAGCCATAGACATTTTTGCTGCTGTTTCTGTTCAATTTGCTAATTGCAATATACTGGTGCTGCATGACATCATTGTTCAGATGTTGCATGTTTTGGACACCATATTATAATGGTACATTGATTTATGAACAAGGATAGCTAAGTCAGATTGGTTGATGGAAGTTCGTGGAAGAATAATTTGAAAATCAAACAAACAGATTTAAAAAACATAAAATTATGCTGATTTTTCAAAgatttaggtttttttttaaataattaagattCTAAGGTGATCAGGCCAATTTGGTTAGTGATCAGCTAGTGCCAAAAGGAATCTTAAACCTTCATGGTCACAGTCAAAAAAGAGAACAATATCTAGTGCATGTATAGCAAAGTACTAAATGAATGAGTGATGGATTGTGGGATTTGCTGTCCTTGGAATGTTGCCCTATAGTCAATGGGAATAGTCATTCAGAAATTTTTAAGAGGTTAGCAAGATGGTGAGACTCTTAATTTAAGATTGATCAAGGAGTGTTTGCAATAATAATCTTTTGGTTGCTCTTTTTTGTTGGATAGgactttgaaaattttctttccaTTTCTAGGTAGCCAACTTTTTATATTCTCTAGTTGTGAAGTCTTCCTCTTATGACTATGCATCTGATTTGTGGAGTTATAGATCCATATGTTAATCATTCAGTTCTTCATAATTAAATTGTAATCCCTAAATGGTGAACTGACTAATCCTTCTCTTGTCACACTAGAAAGTGCACAAAGCTAACACCATATCTCTGCAATTGAACCATGATAGAGAATGTTTTACATTCTAGGTTTTATAGAATCTAATATAATGTTATTCACCCGAAATGCACACACAATACTTTGGAATTATACGATTAGATTTTGCATATAGCAATTTGGGCTTATGCCTTGCCATTTTCTATTTCTTGATAAAGAAATACTACACTTTCACAAAATTTGGTTTGAAATAAAAATGCTAGAACAGTTTTTGAATTCTTGTCATGTATTGTCTTTTGATCTATAATCTTGTTAATGTTGAGAAGTTTAAAAAAGAAATTAATTGGTGCCTTGTGTTCTATTATTTTATCGTTAATGTGGAAAAATCTATGGCCAAAAGTTTCTAAATAGAATTTCTCTTGGCTCTTGTTTCTGCCATTTGGTTGCTTAAGTTAGATATACATTTGGTTGCTTAAGTTAGATATACATATGTGATTTTTAAACCACACTATTCTCACAATAGTAATTGTTTTTAAGTTTTGTTATAATTATCACTTTCTATGGCAGAACACTTTGTCTATCTTTTGGATGGTATTTTTCGGTGTCACTCAGAATTTATTGTTTTGAAGAGAAAACAAAGGATTTAAATCTCAGTTTGTTACCTGTTTCAGTATTCTATCGGACTGGTTTATTAATGGTAAACTGGCCAGTTTACTGACTCAAATTTTCTGGTGTCACAAAAAAATGCTGGCTATTACTGGTCAGTGCTGGTCCATGGTTGGACTGGTTCCACGGCAAATCCTTTTTTCTTCCCAAGATTTGCTGTACTGTGCTATTTGTCTTGTGTTGTGTTGCTATTCCATATCGATATACATGCTTCATAATTATGTTTCTTGTCCGGTACATTCGTATATCTTAAGCTGGCTTCCTATCAGTTATTCTTCGTCCTAAATTCTTGTTACTTTGTTGCTTTCCAAAAGTGAAAGTTGAAAAGCTTTTGATGACTTTGTCAGAGAATCATGCCTTCAGATTTGTCCCGCTGTTGTACTCTCCACCATAGACAAAGGACGACTTGAGTCGTCACTCTTTTAACATTGTTTCAACTTCTTGTAGGTTATGTTATACCTTTCATCGGTGTTTGATGAGGTATTTGTGCAAACTATTTTAGGTTAATGAATTTTATCTGGAAGTGTGAAGTCCATATAAGATGTATCAATCTGGCAATTCCTGTTATGATTTTCCATTCATCTTTTCCTGCATTCTCACCACAAGTTTCTCAACTATGTAGAGCAATTCTTTTTAATTTGGCTTCTGGCTGTGCAGGATCATATGTAACGCATGAGACCAACCACTTCCTTTACTTTTATGTGGATTCGAAGGCTGTCCTCTTGTTCAAATCTGGATGACTACGTGAGTGCTTCCCTCTAATCTGATGCCTGTACTATACTCCGGATCTTTGGCTTGTCTATCTTATTTAGGATCGTCTACACGGCATGTATATCTTGGCCCCATCTGCACTTTCAGCTTAAACTTAGGCTCGAATAATGTATTTATAGTTcatgatctatctatctatcaggaAGAATATCCTAATCTTGATTGAAGTTTTGTCTTTGTGATAGTAGCTAACAAGGCTTCTGTGGGCGGTGAAAAATGAGCAGAGAGTACAACATTCCATGTGAACCAAAAATCATCCTCATGTTATTTTAACATAATTCACCTATTATCTATCATCCAAGAAGTACGACCCAAAATTATCCCATAAGAAGAAGTGGACGCAAATAAATCTTAAGAATGTAAGGAAAGATGAGTAAGGTGAAAACTAGAGCTGCcgaaaatatttatatatgaaaaaaagaTGGAGAGTGACTAAGAAGTAGTGATCATTTTCGATCACCACCATGTATGATATAGCCTTGACTTGCAACTTGACAGTTAACCGTCCCCCCTTCTCTGTTCCAATCCATTTATCATTCAACTCTTCCCCAACTTTTTTGTTATCTGTGAGCTTCGATATTGAATACATTAGTTGAGGACAATGATATCAACCACAACAATCTTTCCTTGTTGCATAACTATTTCCCGTGAATGAAGGTATGCTATATATCATTTGGTCGCACATCCTCGTGCAATAAAAATACTAGTTTTAGCTCTAAATATTTCCTGTTCATTAAAGAAACTTACGCAAGTGACTCCACAGGCTTTTCCTGCACCCTAGGTTATACAGATTCTTCTGCTGTAATTTGGATTCCATGGACTGTCAAAAGGCTTGTTTCATGTAGAATAAACATCTAAGCATTCACAAAAAAGATGATGACCTTTATAGACCTTTTTCACACTGCTTTTCTACATCAAGATCTTTATTGAAATTACAAGAGCAGCACACTGTTTCTAGCACACCACTAAATATATAGATGCAGATCTCATGGATCTCCTCGGCTAGCTATGTCGCAGGAGAGACACAGTAGCTATAGAAGAAACTATGTGCCAAACAAGAGGTGATTTAGGTAAGCCCACGAAAAGTTTCTTAGTGTCGCTGCTTGAGGCCAGCAGACTCCACAAACAAAACTCCATTAAACTGCTTTGCAGCTTGGATGCTGTCGAGCATTGGCTCTTTCTTTTGAGGAGTGTTGTGGTGGTGAAAGCTGCGAGGTAGTAGCGGCCTTCCTTTCCTGCCCGAGGACACCTCTATCATGTCAAATGCTTCCCTGCCCACCTTGTCAAGGACAGTCGACTTGCTGGGTTGCTGCTGCTGAACTTGTGGCGCCATGAGGAAGTGGAGGTCTCAAGGAGGTGTGCtgggttgctgctgctgctgaacttGCTGTGCTGCCCTTCAGCTTTTATAGAGTCTTGTGCCCTTTGTTGACTCAAGTCAATGATATAGGAATCTGGCTTAATATCTTCCCTGTTCTCTTTTGAGAAGGAAAAATAATAAAGACGGCATGTGGGAAGTATTGGCATCTAATGCCATTCTCAAATCTAACAAGGAAGAAGACAAACCATGGAGCTTGGTAGGACTGGTAGATATCCACTCACATTTTAGCCATATGATTATTTTAATTGATGTAGTGAAGTAAATTTACTAGAAAAGGTTTGAAGTAACTTTTATGTAGATTTATTCTTGTTCTTTAGATCCAGTTCGGTCTAAAGACTGGTTAAGAATGTATTTACCATATCCAACTTTTTGAATGGAGCACTAACGCAATAAGCGCATGCTTCGAAGGTGAGAAGAAAAGTTGGCCGATTGGGTTGTGTGCAACAGCAGACGAAGAGTAAAACATGTATCCCAAATTTgatcaaataaataaaatgagGAAGAAGAAATTAAAATAAAGGATGAACTGAAAAGGAAGGCAGCATATAACAAAGATGAAACCTAAACAAAATAGAtaatatactctctctctctctcacttctaCTTATGATTTCTATAACCAATATAAATAACTCAAGTTTGACTTATATCTAATCAAGAAGGTATATAAAATACCTTAACTTACCAATGAAACCAGAAGTTTATGGGGAAAAAACTAGGGTTTAATGCTTGAAGAGTAAAATACTATATGTTATTAAAACACTAGTttgtcataaatagatttatcaaatgAGAACTGCAATCTCATTCAATAAAATATACCACAAGGACAATTAGGAAGACCAATACAAAATAACTAGAGCTACAATGTCCAAGACAGTCCATTTAGTTTTCCAGTGATTTGTAGAATTTATaaagacaacaacaacaacagcaaagaTGCATTTGCTGAAAGTGAGAGCAAGGAGAAGATAAAAGTTCAGAATATAATTTATTGTATATCTGAAATAGGGTGTTCTTTTACCAATTTCATTCCTGCATAATTTTCTGTTTCTGAATGGTATATTTGCAGTGGAGGCTTCTGTGTGATACCACCACTATATACTTGTGGATACCtaaataaaattcttatttatcTTTGCAAAAATATAGATATATACTTGTTGATACCtaaataaaattcttatttacCTTTGCAAAAATATAGATATATACTTGTGGATACCtaaataaaattcttatttacCTTTGCAAAAATATAGATATATACTTGTGGATACCTAAATAAAATTCTTGTTTACCTTTGCAAAAATATAGAAAAGCTGTACACTGTTATAGAGGAGTTGTGACATTGGAGGACATATAGGCAAAAATTCCTGTTGGCATCTGATGCTTTTCCAACATTATTACAAGAGGAATTTTTTCTTGCTAAACAAGTACAAACAAAGAATAGGTGGAGCTCATGGTGAACAGTGGATTTGTACAAATCATTGCCGTATGACAAACAATCAAATGCGATGATGGGGATGGATGTGCATTAATGTTCCAATCTGCATTCTAGTGGCTTGAGCAGTTTGAATCACCTGTAGGAGAGCTACATGTAGCACTAGAGAAATCCAGCATTATTCTGTCTTCAGTGAGGCTGCTTTAGAATATCTCAGAATGAATGATGCTTTGGCATCAGAATGAATCCGTTACTATCCTATAAGCCAACTCAGATGCTTTGGGAAATCTACTAACACTCTTAACAATTTATTCTTACATCGAGAGTGATTTGAAACAACTTGCAAGTGTTTGATACGATAGAGGTGTGCCCACCGCATGAAGCCACACGAGTTTGTAGAGAGCACTTGTACGTGACAAGAATCATTAACTTAGCACCACATGTGGATGGATGTTCTTGCTGTCAAAGAAACTTCTAAGTATTCGAGTGGTGATATTTTGGTGATTGAAAATGACCACTTTGATTGTGAAAAAGGGTTATATATTTATTCAATATTTAAGTCATTCCAACTCATTTTGTtgttttcaaaataattttagtGGATTAGTGACAATGGTTTCTAAATGTTACACTGTACTCTTTTCCTTTACGTTAAATCTTTTAAGGAAATCATGATACATTTCACAgatgtgaaaagaaaaaaaatgctgaCTCGAATCATTTTGGATTGATGATAAACTTGGATTCGAGTTTAATTAACGTTTTAAGATTGCCACTTGACAACATCCTACTAGGCAGTTAAGATCTTATTTCCTACATtaacaataaaataaataaataaaagagaataTTATAAGAATCATCATCTTACAAGAAAGGAAGGACATCATGTgcattgaaggaagattatttTACAagattaaaagatgatttttgtttctttcttattagttactttcttttttctcttatgtTTGTGAACTATATAAAGAGGTCAATTATGAGACTACAATTTTTTTGAGTCAGAAGACTTGAAGCAAGTCTAAGATTATCTCTTACCATCCTTTCTTCTCATGTCCTCTCCTCAACCAACTTGTAACAAAGACCCTTTGATCGATTGCTAAACATCATATCATAATCTcttatcttcttttcttctcttctgttcaATTAGATGTTCAAAGTGCTCCTCCTTAACCATCGAGGTACGTGTTGAGCTCCAACATTTATTATTTATTGGCTAAATTAACATTTCTACAAAATCAAGTTTTTCTCACTTTTTCTATTTATGTCTTtgctatctttttattttttatccatcCTACCAATTCTCCCATCATGTTAAGCATTGCTTTAGGGTTGATTATTTGGTATCTCTACCATGTCTACTAGAAGTGATCAGCTTTGTAAGCATCTTTTGATTGATagataaagatattaacttttaCGCAGTCCCAATAAAAGGTTTGAGTCGTTTCAACATGAATTACTTGACATCAAAGTTTACCTAGACACCTTAATGACTACCATAATCTCTTTTGGTGAGAGACAATATATTGAGAAAGTTACAACTATAAATATCCTAATCCAACTCAGGCTAACAAAAAATAACAATCCTATAAATTACTACAGAAATCACTGACAATATTTTAAGTATAAGCCCGAAATAGCAAATGAAATCATTCTATCATTTATTCATCACATTTTCTCAAATTTCAAAAGTtctattttcaatatttttatctATGATGATGAAAAACGAAAACCAccactatatatatgtatatatatatatatatatatatatatgtgtatatattcatGCATCTAGGTTTCGCATGTAATAATTTTCTTGGTCATTCCACCACATGATTTCGATTACCCTTGATTGTGTCCGAGGTCAACATTTGGTTCCTAGGAAGATTTTAGTGGTGGAATGGCTGCTCT belongs to Musa acuminata AAA Group cultivar baxijiao chromosome BXJ1-11, Cavendish_Baxijiao_AAA, whole genome shotgun sequence and includes:
- the LOC103971276 gene encoding uncharacterized protein LOC103971276 translates to MAEESKSGGGGSALVAAAPASPKIVLKSIDMSEKMRNDAIDCARAAFEKHRLEKDIAEYIKKEFDKKYGATWHCIVGRNFGSYVTHETNHFLYFYVDSKAVLLFKSG